The following is a genomic window from Doryrhamphus excisus isolate RoL2022-K1 chromosome 3, RoL_Dexc_1.0, whole genome shotgun sequence.
TCATTCAGTAGAACCGCTTAACTCAATGGAACCACATCACTCAGTTCAACTTCCTCATTGTTCAGTAGAACCTCATCACTTGGCGGAACCTTGTCACCATTCAGTAGAACCTCATCACTCAGTTCCACTTTCTCATTGTTCAGTAGAACCTCATCACTTGGCGGAACCTCCTCCTCATTCTGTAGAACCTCATAATTCTGTGGAACCTCAGAACCACCGCTTAACTCAATTGAACATCATCATTCAGAAGAACCTCTTCACTCAGTTCAACTTTGTTCAGTAGAACCTCATCACTTGGCGGAACCTTGCCACCATTCAGTAGAACCTCATCATTCATTGGAACCTCATCATTCAGTGGAATCTCATCCTTGAGTAGAACCTCATCACTCAGTCCAACCCCCTCATTGTTCAGTAGAACCTCATCACTCAGTTCAACTTGCTCATCGTTGAGTAGAACCTCATCACTTGGCGAAACCTTGTCACCATTCAGTGGAACCTCATCTTTCAGTGGAACCTCATCATTCAGTGGAATTTCGTCATTCAGTAGAACCTCATCACTCAGTCCAACCCCCTCATTGTTCAGTAGAACCTCATCACTCAGTCCAACCCCCTCATCGTTCAGTAGAACCTCATCACTTGGTGGAACCTTGTCACCTTTCAGTAGAACCTCATCATTCAGTGGAATTTTGTCATTCAGTAGAACCTCATCACTCAGTCCAACCCCCTCATTGTTCAGTAGAACCTCATCACTTGGGGGAACCTTGCCACCATTCAGTGGAACCTCATCATTCAGTGGAACCTCATCACTCAGTCCAACCCCCTCATTGTTCAGTAGAACCTCATCACTCAGTTCAACTTGCTCATCGTTCAGTAGAACATCATTACTTGGCGGAACTTTGTCACCATTCAGTGGAACCTCATCTTTCAGTGGAATTTCATCATTCAGTAGAACCTCATGACTCAGTCCAACCCCCTCATTGTTCAGTAGAACCTCATCACTCAGTCCAACCCCCTCATTGTTCAGTAGAACCTCATCACTCAGTCCAACCCCCTCATTGTTCAGTAGAACCTCATTACTCAGTTCAACTTGCTCGTCGTTCAGTAGAACATCACTCATCACTTGGCGGAATCTTGTCACCATTCAGTGGAACCTCATCATTCAGTGGAACCTCATCACTCAGTCCAACCCCCTCATTGTTCAGTGGAACCTCATCACTCAGTTCAACTTGCTCATCGTTGAGTAGAACCTCATCACTTGGCAGAACCTTGTCACCATTTGGTGGAACCTCATTTTTCAGTGGAATTTCATCATTCAGTGGAACCTCATCACTCAGTCCAACCCTCTCATTGTTCAGTAGAACCTCATCACTTGACGGAACCTTGCCACCATTCAGTGGAACCTCATCATTCAGTGGAACCTCATCACTCAGTCCAACAACCTCATTGTTCAGTAGAACCTCACCACTCAATGCAACCTCATCATTAAGTAGAGCACCACCACTCGGTGGAACCTCATGACTTTCGTGGAACCTCCTCCCCATTGAGTAAAACCTCAACGCTGAGTAGAAGCACCTACTTTAATTTGCTCCTTGAAAAAGAATCCCCCCCCCCTGAATTGCGGCTAAGAAGAGCTAAAGCCTCGCCATCCCTGGAGAGAAAtgggtgtgtgcgtgcgcgtgtgtgtcTCCTTGCTGGCCGTTGGACCCCTTTTTTAATAGCCATCCTAATTAAAGATGGTAACCatggagacccccccccccccccataaagtCTGGTGCGTTGGAGTGTTTCTTCCGTGTGCGGCAACACTCCAGTTTGCTCGTAAAAATGGAGTCTTAAagatgaaagtttgatatgcgGCAGCCTCAGGTCTCCAACTTGATGCTCATCTTCCTTTATGGAACGGAGGAACGGAGGTCAGGTGCTGTAATGTCATCTTAAATTGTGACACAGGATCATGtccctctctctcacacacacacacacacacacacactttcatttcACGTTATAATTAATCTGCAGCAGCTCTTGGAAGAAGAGCGAGAGGTAGTCATTATcagttaagtgtgtgtgtgtgtgtgttgaatgtGGACAAAAGCCACAACCTAATTAAATCATTTCACTatgtgggagtgtgtgtgtgtgtgtgtttttacgaaCATTCCGATTGGATACGTTCAAGTGTAATcaaccaaaggaaaaaaaagaggcgtGAAAGTTGTTCTGATGTCTTCCAGCAGCCACCCCTTGCATCAAAGCCATCAGTCCCAGCGAGGGGTGGACGACGGGCGGGGCCACGGTCATCCTGATTGGGGATAACTTCTTCGACGGCCTTCAGGTGGTGTTCGGGAGCATGCTGGTGTGGAGCGAGGTAACGCACGTGTTGGCGTCGTCTGACTgacgtgtgtgtgctgtgcGCTCCAACcaacctctctctctttctgtgtcCAGCTCATCACCCCCCACGCCATCCGCgtgcaaaccccgccccgccaCATCCCCGGCGTGGTGGAGGTCACGCTGTCCTACAAGTCCAAACACTTCTGCAAGGGGGCGCCGGGACGTTTCATCTACACAGGTACGCCGCCGAGTTCGCCAAAGATGACGTCGCCGAAAGTATTTCGTTTGTTTcagctttattttgttaaaCTTCCTCTTTTGTCAGCATTAAATGAGCCCACCATTGATTATGGCTTCCAGAGGTTACAGAAGGTCATTCCTCGCCACCCTGGAGACCCGGAGAGGCTGCCGaaggtacgcacacacacacacacacacacacaccgactaCTAAGCTGATGACTATCAGGACTCCGAGCAGCCAAGCAGAACACGCCATGATGGAAGAACAATTGTCACTTTCTTTTCTATTTGACATCattgagtgtgtatgtgtgcgtgtgtgtgtatgtgtgttgtcAGCCTTCCTATCTGACATCGTGGCGTGGATGCGTGGGCGTGTGGTGCATGTCTGAGGTCCGGTTCAAGAGTTACGGCCCAACATGTCAATCACATCCTATGCCGGAACACGCCCCCACATTCAACCACAACACACTCGAATTTCTGTCGACAattacacacgcacacgcaggtTCTGGTGTGTGCGTTTGTTTGTGtgcgcgtgcatgtgtgtgtgtgtgtgtgtgtgtgtgcaaagcaCATTGGCAAACAGGGACGTGAAACAGTCAAATCAGGAAATGGGCGAGTGCAGTCATCTGGCAAGAAAGGAGATtggccgacacacacacacacacacacacacacacatatatatataaacacacatttaaaagtagcacatgtgtgtgtgagcgtaTGTTTGTGCATTGatgctgatgtcacttcctgcttcacaGGAAGTGCTCCTGAAACGGGCTGCCGACATGGTGGAGGCGCTGTACGGGATGCCTCACAGCAACCAGGTGACCTTTCCTGCGCACACGCGTGTTGTTCTCATGCAGGAAGTAGCACCAGTTTATTTACTCCATCAATCCCTGCACCACAACACgcaactgatttttttttttttttttttatgcccgACACGCTCCCCAAAGCATCTGTTAATcagcccaaacacacacacacacaggctggtcttgtgtgtgtgtgtgtgtgtgtgtgtgtgtgtgtgtgctgaggcATCACCTTGAGGAGTGTGTAAACAAAGCAAATCCTACCGTGTGTGTCGGAGGTGAAGAGGTGACCCGTGGAAGTACCGCCAAACaaaagctacatgctaacaaaatCATTTTTGAAGGAGATCATCCTGAAGCGAGCGACAGACATCGCCGAGGCGCTCTACAACGTTCCGCGGAACCACAACCAGATCCCGCCGCTCGGCAACACCGGTTCCCACGCCATGATGGGCGTGAACTCCTTCGGCGGCCAGCTGGCGGTCAACGTCTCCGACGCGCCTCAAGGTCAAAGTTGCGTCTTATAGTATCAGGACCCGACGTTGGAATGACGAGTGTTCTCTTCTCATCAGTCGGCTACAGCCGCAACACCAACAGCGCGTCGCCCAGGGGATACGCCCCCAGCTCCACCCCGCAGCAGAGTAACTATGGCAACAGCATCAGCAGCAACAGTTACGGCAACGCCAGCATGCCCAACCTCGGCGTGACGTCTTCGCCGAGCTTCCTCAACGGATCGTCTGCCAACTCGCCGTACGGCAGTGAGTATCGGCAAACATCTAAGGGGCGGCATGAGTCGggcggtagagtggttgtcGGTTCGATGCCCAGTCCTTGAGCAAGACACTGAGCCCCCTCCCCCCAGTTGATGCTGACCTCTTCCAACCTGGGACTGTGGAAGTCCCAACACAACTGGCTAGCGCCGTCAGTAAACATTGTCTACTTCCTGTCTCAGTTGTGGCATCCAGTCCCACCATGGCGGCCTCCAACTGTAGCTCCGCCCACAGCGTGTTTTCCTTCTCCGCCAGCGTGAAACAGAAGAGCGCCTTCGCCCCTGTGGTCCGACCCGCCTCACCCCCTCCCCCGCCTCCGAACTGCTCGGCCAACAGTGGTTTGCAAGGTGgtcctcgcacacacacacatacacacacatacacacacacacacacacacacacacgcatgtttgttgtgtataatgtatgttttattcACCACAATCACGATCCGTGTGTGTCATGTCGGAAAGCTTTGTCCCGCCTTAAATATTGATGTTGCACTCTGCCTTTACATTAGACGGGAATCCCttttagcatttcagctaacATTTTAAGACTCTTGCTGTTAGCCTGTCAcatagcatactagcatacacACCCCGGCCGGGAGACAGGAAGTATACAactaacatgaaaaaacatgacataGAACTTATAGGTTGAATTGCATTTCATTTGAGTGCAGTAAGTATTTGATTCCCTACCAACCTGCAAGCATGGTGACCCCCCCCACGGAGCCCCCATGGAGCCCCCATGGAGCAGTTACGTGTCCATGAAACACACAAATGAGTCCTGTACCTATAAGAAAGTGCTCAGAATCTCAGCTCATTAAAAGACACCTGTCAGGCTAAACACTCCCTTCCATTcaaaccgcccccccccccccccacacacacaccgtggGTGGGACCACAGCGCTAAGCTCAGggacaagattgtagacctgcaccaaGCTGGAATGGACTACCGTAGCACCCATACCTTTGTAGACCTGTGCActactggaatggactacaaagGACTACAAGAGCACCGTAGAGCCCCACAAGACTGTAGACTTGTACTAGACTGCAATAGACTTGAAGACCAGAATGGACTAAAAAGGTACCAGGAACTTTGCAGACCCACACAGGATCCTGGATAATAGGTAATTAGTAAGAATACAATTTTGGGTgggttgttggtttttttgccTTGACTTGTGTGAAAGGATTTGTGTGCTATTTGACACAAAGCTGAATTTAATAGCTTTGATAAGGGGGTGATCAAACTCCTGCCATGGGGGGCCGAGACACTCCAGGTTTCCTTTCCATgtcggtcactaaagcaggtgattttaatgattaatttgAGGGGAGGAGCTCGTCAATGAAATCACCTCCTGGAGGGAAAACCTGCAGTCCTTCGGTCTGCTGGTGTAGCAGTCAAGTTGCCAGACGTTCATGTTATGTTTGTGTTGTCAGGACATGAAGCGATCGGTTTTTGTGATCGGCTTTTAAAGGCAATTATCAGCATAAGCCGATTACATGTTTTTTAGCGGAAATCGGTCCATAATATTCGGTGGTCGAGTAATTGGAACATCTCtaactacaagaccatcaaaattgtagacctgcgAAAGGCTGGAATGGGCTACAAGTCCGTCAACAAGgttgtagacctacacaagactggaatgggcTACAAGTCCGTCAACAAGgttgtagacctacacaagactggaatggccTACAAGTCTgtcaacaagattgtagacctgcacatggctgtcaacaagattgtagacctgcacaagactggaatgggcTACACGTCCATTAACAACATTccagacctgcacaagacttgAAGGGGCTACAAGTCCttcaacaagattgtagacaTGCACCAAACTGGAATGGGCTACATGTTCATTCACAACATTCTAGaactgcacaagactggaatggccTACCAGTCTgtcaacaagattgtagacctacaaAATACTGGACTGGCCTACAAGTCTGTCAACAACATTGTAGACCAGCACAAGACTAGAATGGGCTACAAGTCCATCAACAACATTCTAGACCTGCACAAAACTGGAATGGGCTACACGCCCTTCAACaacattgtagacctgcacaacactgtcaacaagattgtagacctgcacaagactggaacgGGCTGCACGTCCATTAACAACATTccagacctgcacaagacttgAAGGGGCTACAAGTCCttcaacaagattgtagacctgcaccaaACTGGAATGGGCTACATGTTCATTCACAACATcctagacctgcacaagactggaatggccTAGAAGTCCATCAACAAGATTTTAGACCTGCACAAAACTGGAATGGGCTACACGTTCATTAACAACATTGTAGACCTCCACAAGACTGGACTGGCCTACAAGTTTGacaacaagattgtagacctgcacaagactggaatccACTACAGGACCACAAAGGCTTGGTGAGAAGGAGAGCAATCATAGATAAATGAAAGTAATCCAAGACGACAAGGGAGGAGCTGgttgatgtcaagggagttgggagcacactAACCAAAATGATGGACTAGGCGTAGGGTCAACTTACTACATCAAcaagggatcaaatacttacttTGCCACTGAAAGTCTTACATACGAGTAACCGTACTTCAAGAAGAGGGAACTACAGTATTCGTACCAAACGATGAATGCTAATGACGCAGCGTACTCGTCTGCATGCTGCTGACTAACATCTTCCTATTCTGACAAGTCATCCTTTCCACCTCTGCAGCCATGTCGGGCCTCGTCGTACCGCCGATGTAGAAAATGTCCCCCGTTGGAAGACGAGCACGAGAACGAAGGAGGCGTGTCTCCAAATGTCAGTGGGCGGGACCTCAAGCTGCAGCCGACCTATCCGAGCAGtctaaacattattttaaaaaaagagttgGATTTGACTCCGCCCATGCGTTCTTCATAGGTCATGTGTCGCCGTGTCCGTGTCTGTAAGTCCTGGGTCGCTCTTGCACTTGAACCCGGCTTGTCAATTTTtaactgtcatttttttattttttagtggtgtgtgtgtgtgtgtgtgtgtggtcactcAAAGCCGACCCTTCCACCGTTCTGGTTTTAACTGTGGAATTGTGATGTTTATTTAACAAAAGTTGATGTTTTTcttcacacaaaataaaaataaaatttgtaaaaatgacatatcaagttgatttttgatttctttttcatttacaacattGACAACatcacggctgcacggtggtcgagtggttagtttGGAGTACGGTAATACTTTGATGGACTAtgaaggaaaatacagtaatccctcgccaatatatttcataataaatcATTGCTGGCCTATTAATAGccaataaatatgcatattacaGCACAGATTGACGTACTGTTGACGGTTGTTAAGAttaggacaagtggttagcgtgcaggccacacagctcggagacccgagttcaatcccaccctcggccatgtctgtgtggagttagtatgttctccccgtgcatgcgtgggttttctccgggtacttcggtttcctcccacattccaaaaacatgctaggttaattagcgactccaaattgtccataggtatgaatgtgagtgtgaatggttgtttgtctatatgtgccctgtgattggctggccaccagtccagggtgtacctgatacatgtttgtatcaggtgcaccttttgggtgttaagttgctatgtgatgaatttagtgccgttggtagtgacgacatcataactgtcactgtacactggtatatttgcacatttacacatttggcacctagacctcacagctaggagacccgagttcaatcccaccctcggctatctcagtgtggagtttgcatgttctccccgtgcatgcgtggggttttttctccgggtactccggcttcctcccacaagGCAAACCCAGTGAGGAGAAAGCaacatataaaatggatggatacattAGTAGAATCCCATAAAATAATTTCCCCAAGACCCTGGTAGTAAAGTCCGCATTGTAAACAATAAGAGGCAGAAATCCAAATAGATGGATGTCCTCCATTAGTGCTGTTCAATTAGGCCTCATATTgatcatattttctcttaattaACCAATCGGCTTGTGATGTGCCCTCATTATAGAAAGATCTTTAGTATCAATTGTCCCGCCTGCAACCTTTAAAGTTTGGTAGTTGAAGAAAGAACAGGTGAACTTCTTGTTCAAGCGTGTAAAGCCATGACGTTGTGTACGTTCTACAAGACGGGAATCAAGTAAATGGTTGGTGTATACATGACATAAATATTTGGTGTATGATATCAATATTTGGTGTAGTAGCACtacagatattcattcattcattcatttttctaccgcttttcctcacgagggtcgcgtggggttgctggagcctatcccagctgtcttggggcgagaggcggggtccaccctggactggtggccagccaatcacagggcacatatagacaaacaaccattcacactcacattcatacctatggacaatttggagtcgctaattaacctagcatgtttttggaatgtgggaggaaaccggagtacccggagaaaaaaacccacgcatgcacggggagaacatgctaactccacacagagatggccgagggtggaattgaacttgggtctcctagctgtgaggtctaggtgccaaatgtgtaaatgtgcaaatataccagtgtacagtgacagttatgatgtcgtcactaccaacagcactaaattcatcacatagcaacttaacacccaaaaggtgcacctgatacaaacatgtatcaggtacaccctggactggtggccagccaatcacagggcacatatagacaaacaaccattcacactcacattcatacctatggacaatttggagtcgctaattagcctagcatgtttttggaatgtgggaggaaaccggagtacccggtttagaaaacccacgcatgcacggggagaacatgcaaactccacacagagatggccgagggtggaattgaaccctagctgtgaggtctaaccactcgaccaccgtgctgacACTACagatattatatactataaatagtataatatagtacaATTCATAGTAAACATAGTAGTAGCATCGAGTGATACGACGCTTTTGTGACGAATGTCGAATGGTCATCAATCAGTCATGTGGTCTTGTTGCTGTGgcgacgcccccccccccccgcccctcaaagggcggccatgtttgttgatTCAACTGACACAAGACAAACAAACTAATTACCTGCAAACAAAGCCGACGGCTCAGTGAGCTAACGAGGCTTAACGAGGTCAAGCACACACAgacgaggtgtgtgtgtgtgtgtgtcgctacatggacacacacacacacacacacacacttaaataaTGGATGCTTGGGTGCATTCACGCTAACACACACTTTGTCTGCTTTGGATAAAAGTGTGTTGAATAAAATATCGCTTGTCATGTCGACGGATGAATTATGAATCGACACATCACCGAACCTGTCAATCACGCACACGCACGTTCATGTCGTGTAACGAGTGGCTTAGCTAGCTAtgaaacataaaacacacacacacacacaagctaacaacgtgtgtgtgtggtcacatGATCTCTTCCCATGACTCGCCAACTAACTGTGACGAGTCGTCTGACATGAGAcaagaaaagtgttttttttttttttttttttttaattcctggcagccaatcagaggctgAAATGAAAGTACGCTTTAATCGGCGATGGCGATAAaaaagtgttattatttttcttggGAAAAGTTGGCTGTGATGGATGTCGGCTGCACATTCCACTCGGACCAacgaggcaaaaaaaaaggaagtctATTATTTCTTATCATCTTTGTTACATTACAAGGACTTTTATCAGCACACACCCTGATTGGCTGTCACtcagccccgcccctcccccctcccgtgATGGCATCACGCTGCGTATATGTGGGTGGAAGAGGGTttggaaggaggggggggattGATAGAAGATTTCAGCTGCGATTCCCTTCttggtgaggatgaggagggctATCGTATTCCTCGACAGGAAGTGTACGgcgaccacttcctgttttaacTTGAACCCGCTTTACGACGTGTTAACTTATTCCCTACAGTGGCAtgatgcggcggcggcggcgtagGCGGGATACGGAATCAGTCAGgcacagcaaacaggaagtgacacgtgCAAGCCGGAAAAcatttagcttagcatgttcTGCTAAAAGGCTATTGTTGttatccaacacacacacacatgttaaaTAACACATGAGTGTTTCAATCGGCCAACGTAAATAAAACAAGAGTTTCTATGATTGACAGCTGCTATAAAGTCATGTGACAGGGCAGTAGTggtttttttctattaattcgattttttttcgttttttatgGCGTATCTTTGTTGATGTTTGGGATCAGACTAGTCGCTGGATCAGCTTGCTTtatgtagaacaggggtgtccaaactgcggcacCTTTGCTAAATTAATAATGAACGTTCCAACGTTGCATTCAAGGGTTCAGTCGCCATGATGACTTCCACTTGACGGGATGACGACCCCTCCGCTAGCAGTGCATCATGGGAATGAAATCAAACCCGCTCCGCTTAAATGAAAAGATGAGTGCGGCCGCGGCAGAGCGAGAGGCTGTTCATTAGTTCAGGAGCACCGCAGGTCCAATTCCCCCAGAGGACGACGGCGGCTGCGAGACGCGACGTTTGCGGCCTCGCTGCGGCGGCGTTGAATCAAATATGGACGAAGGCGGCGTTCCCCCGTGGAAACGCCACACAAATAAACTCTTATGGAAATGTTGTTTTGTCATAATCAATTTCCCATTACCCGTCACCACGGCAACATGCCACACAggaacacgcacacaaacacacggcgtgaatgaaaaagtcattttgaGGAGAAGAAGCAAGAGAAAAGCATCTGAGATGAAGAAGAGAAAAAATGAAAGCTCCAATGAAACTAAGTTACATTACGTTGCTACGACGGTACCagtactagcatgctaaaactTCAACCACAGGGTCCGCGCTTTTATTGTCTCACTAAATGTTTTCTTTAAATAactatgtatggatggatgtatatatgtatgtatggatggatggctgtatgtaagtatgtatgtaggtatgtatgtatatatgtatgtatggatggatggatggctgtatatacatatgtatgtaggtatgtatgtatggatgtgcggacatatgtatatatgcatttatgtgtgtatgtacatatgtttgcatttatgtatgtgtgtatgtatgtaggtatgtatgtaggtatgtatgtatgtatgtgcggacatatgtatatatgtatgcatttatgtgtgtatgtacatatgtttgcatttatgtgtgtatgtatgtatgtgtgtatgtatgtgcggacatatgtatatatgcatttatgtgtgtatgtatgtatgtatgtatgcatgtatgtgcggacatatatatatatgcatttatgtgtgtatgtacatatgtttgcatgtatgtgtgtatgtatgtaggtatgtatgtaggtatgtatgtatgtatgtatgtgcggacatatgtatatatgcatttatgtttgtatgtacgtatgtatgtatgtatgtatgtacgtatgtatgtgcgggcatatgtatatatgcatttatgtatgtatgtatgttcttacagatgtatgtatgtgtatatgtatgtgtatatgtatgtatgtatgtatgtacatatatgtatgcatgtgcgtacatatgtatgaatgcagtaatgtatgtacatacagaacccatgtatgtatttatgtacctatgtatgaatatatgaatgtatCTATGTATGCCTGAAGCTACGTACATATGTATTGATGTACGTACGTatgcatgtacatatgtacggaatgtctatgtatgtaatgtaagtCCGTATATAAACTACTTCCAAAAAGTTGATGTTAGAAAACAAGTAGTGCCTAAGTATTGAACATATTGGACGTGCAAAATTACAGAAGATCAAGCTCATAATACAATAGTACATTTTAGGTTCATCCTGAAATCTATCTGAAATAACTTCTTCTGAGTAATAGGTACATatttatgtatgaatgtatgaatgcatttatgtatgaatgtatgtatgtatgtagtaacACAAGCCTTATGCACATCAGCACTTAGACAGGACAAAGGTACGTTTGGCAGACTCTCTACCTTTATATGCTGATGAAAGACAaatgcaactgtgtgtgtgtgtgtgtgtcatgtgacacacaccCCGATCCGTGCGTACAAAgctgtgatgatgatgtcatgaatCGGAACGTGTCACATGAGACATGAACGAGCTTGTTGTCGTGATGCACTTTGTGATGGAGTCCGGATGCGCTGGAATATGACAGCTTCCTGGTGTTGCCGGGGGCGACGGCTGTTAGGCGCGTGAATACAAAGGAGCGTGTTGCCACTTCACTTTATGCTGAGGCGGCATTCATGCACTCTTGACGCGTACGAGGGTTCTATCAGTGTGTAGCCTTTTAAGAAATATCTGAGATGATgggggggttggaggggggggggcaaggatcTTAAAGAAGACTTCAAACGACttaagtttcattaattttGACACTCTTTCGAGATTCTACGCTCGAGTGCTTCAAACTATTTCGACATGAAAATTTGAGCTAATTCACGCCATTTAGGCTAACCACAAAAACATTCCCAAATTGCTCCGCCCACTTTTGTGATAAAAGTGCTCT
Proteins encoded in this region:
- the LOC131125759 gene encoding transcription factor COE3-like isoform X2, giving the protein MFGIQDGLPRGSTASLKEEPLAVRSWMHSSGVLDANTAAQSGVGLARAHFEKQPPSNLRKSNFFHFVLALYDRQGQPVEIERTAYVDFVEKEKEPTAEKSNNGIHYKLQLLYSNGVRTEQDLYIRLIDSMTKQAIIYEGQDKNPEMCRVLLTHEIMCSRCCDKKSCGNRNETPSDPVIIDRFFLKFFLKCNQNCLKNAGNPRDMRRFQVVVSTTVNVDGHVLAVSDNMFVHNNSKHGRRARRLDPSEAATPCIKAISPSEGWTTGGATVILIGDNFFDGLQVVFGSMLVWSELITPHAIRVQTPPRHIPGVVEVTLSYKSKHFCKGAPGRFIYTALNEPTIDYGFQRLQKVIPRHPGDPERLPKEVLLKRAADMVEALYGMPHSNQEIILKRATDIAEALYNVPRNHNQIPPLGNTGSHAMMGVNSFGGQLAVNVSDAPQVGYSRNTNSASPRGYAPSSTPQQSNYGNSISSNSYGNASMPNLGVTSSPSFLNGSSANSPYGIVASSPTMAASNCSSAHSVFSFSASVKQKSAFAPVVRPASPPPPPPNCSANSGLQAMSGLVVPPM
- the LOC131125759 gene encoding transcription factor COE3-like isoform X1, with translation MCLLTPNVTIYFTFERRGAQMLTFQAASFHDNKNLLFKALLTPPPRSWVSPPCDYAGFATHLQVHFYQPSISQLPTQDVGVGLARAHFEKQPPSNLRKSNFFHFVLALYDRQGQPVEIERTAYVDFVEKEKEPTAEKSNNGIHYKLQLLYSNGVRTEQDLYIRLIDSMTKQAIIYEGQDKNPEMCRVLLTHEIMCSRCCDKKSCGNRNETPSDPVIIDRFFLKFFLKCNQNCLKNAGNPRDMRRFQVVVSTTVNVDGHVLAVSDNMFVHNNSKHGRRARRLDPSEAATPCIKAISPSEGWTTGGATVILIGDNFFDGLQVVFGSMLVWSELITPHAIRVQTPPRHIPGVVEVTLSYKSKHFCKGAPGRFIYTALNEPTIDYGFQRLQKVIPRHPGDPERLPKEVLLKRAADMVEALYGMPHSNQEIILKRATDIAEALYNVPRNHNQIPPLGNTGSHAMMGVNSFGGQLAVNVSDAPQVGYSRNTNSASPRGYAPSSTPQQSNYGNSISSNSYGNASMPNLGVTSSPSFLNGSSANSPYGIVASSPTMAASNCSSAHSVFSFSASVKQKSAFAPVVRPASPPPPPPNCSANSGLQAMSGLVVPPM